One region of Methanothrix sp. genomic DNA includes:
- a CDS encoding type II toxin-antitoxin system RelE/ParE family toxin, whose protein sequence is MYRIVLTQRALKDLENIDKEMQSRIAAKLKEYAEDPLKHARKLIHPSIGTYRLRIGDYRVIFDINHENIVILRIGHRKCIYK, encoded by the coding sequence ATGTATAGGATAGTGTTAACTCAGAGAGCATTGAAAGACTTGGAAAACATCGATAAAGAGATGCAGAGCAGAATCGCTGCGAAACTTAAGGAGTACGCTGAGGATCCCCTAAAACACGCTCGAAAGTTGATACATCCCAGCATAGGAACATACAGATTAAGGATAGGAGATTACAGAGTTATATTTGACATTAACCATGAAAATATAGTGATCTTAAGAATCGGACACAGAAAGTGCATTTATAAATGA